The Thermomicrobiales bacterium genome contains a region encoding:
- a CDS encoding ABC transporter substrate-binding protein, which yields MTILTAATVKWNWDRIINPDQKSPQLGNHAQIESVDIVDDYTVHVNTKEPYPISLSAQ from the coding sequence GTGACGATTCTCACCGCCGCAACGGTCAAGTGGAACTGGGATCGCATCATCAACCCCGACCAGAAGAGCCCGCAACTTGGCAACCATGCCCAGATCGAAAGCGTCGACATCGTCGATGATTACACCGTCCACGTAAACACGAAGGAGCCCTATCCGATCTCGCTGAGCGCCCAGTAG
- a CDS encoding ABC transporter permease, with amino-acid sequence MPATLLLTLAGTILATVIAIPMGILSAYKRYTIWDNISTLFVVAGQAMPIFWLGLMLIIVFGVNLKWLPPSGYGEMGVDRLKHLILPTVVLGSFWRRSLNDWCDPACSTR; translated from the coding sequence ATGCCAGCGACCCTGCTCCTGACCCTCGCCGGTACGATCCTGGCGACCGTCATCGCCATCCCTATGGGCATCCTCTCCGCTTACAAGCGCTACACGATCTGGGACAACATCTCGACGCTGTTCGTCGTCGCCGGTCAGGCGATGCCGATCTTCTGGCTCGGCCTGATGCTCATCATCGTCTTCGGCGTGAACCTGAAATGGTTGCCACCCTCCGGCTATGGCGAGATGGGCGTCGATCGACTCAAGCATCTGATCTTGCCGACTGTCGTGCTGGGGTCTTTCTGGCGCCGGTCACTGAACGACTGGTGCGATCCGGCATGCTCGACGCGCTGA